A single window of Clostridia bacterium DNA harbors:
- the rpsK gene encoding 30S ribosomal protein S11 — MAKPRGTRARKRERRHVDRGIAHIRSTFNNTIVTITDPAGNTISWGTAGTQGFKGSKKGTPFAAQLAAERAARAAMDAGMREVEVYVKGPGAGREAAIRALQAAGLEVSVIKDVTPIPHNGCRPPKRRRV; from the coding sequence ATGGCAAAGCCGCGCGGAACACGGGCACGTAAGCGCGAGCGCCGCCACGTCGATCGCGGCATCGCGCACATCCGTTCCACGTTCAACAACACCATCGTGACGATCACCGATCCGGCGGGTAACACGATTTCCTGGGGCACCGCCGGGACGCAGGGTTTCAAAGGATCGAAGAAGGGGACGCCGTTCGCCGCGCAGCTGGCGGCCGAACGCGCCGCGCGCGCGGCGATGGACGCCGGCATGCGCGAAGTCGAGGTGTACGTGAAGGGGCCCGGCGCGGGGCGCGAGGCCGCCATCCGCGCGCTTCAGGCTGCGGGCCTGGAAGTCAGCGTCATCAAGGACGTCACGCCGATTCCACACAACGGTTGCCGCCCGCCCAAGCGGCGCCGCGTATAA
- the rpsM gene encoding 30S ribosomal protein S13, giving the protein MARIAGVDLPRDKRIEAALPYIYGIGWSRSREILRRTGINPDTRVRDLTEEEVAKLREVIDRDYKVEGDLRAEVQRNIKRLIDIGCYRGLRHRRGLPVRGQRTKTNARTRKGPRRTVGAKRKK; this is encoded by the coding sequence ATGGCACGCATCGCTGGAGTCGACCTGCCGCGCGACAAGCGCATCGAGGCGGCGCTGCCGTACATCTACGGCATCGGCTGGTCCCGCTCGCGGGAGATCCTGCGCCGCACGGGCATCAATCCGGACACGCGCGTCCGCGACCTGACGGAGGAAGAGGTCGCGAAGCTGCGCGAGGTCATCGACCGCGACTACAAGGTGGAAGGCGACCTGCGCGCCGAGGTCCAGCGCAACATCAAGCGCCTCATCGACATCGGCTGCTATCGCGGCCTGCGCCACCGGCGGGGGCTGCCCGTCCGCGGCCAGCGCACCAAGACGAACGCCCGCACGCGGAAGGGCCCGCGGCGGACGGTGGGCGCGAAGCGCAAGAAGTAA
- the rpmJ gene encoding 50S ribosomal protein L36, with amino-acid sequence MKVRPSVKKICEKCKVIKRHGKVMVICENPKHKQVQG; translated from the coding sequence ATGAAAGTCCGGCCTTCGGTCAAGAAGATCTGTGAGAAGTGCAAAGTGATCAAGCGTCACGGCAAGGTCATGGTCATCTGCGAGAACCCGAAGCACAAGCAGGTTCAGGGCTGA